One genomic region from Yarrowia lipolytica chromosome 1C, complete sequence encodes:
- a CDS encoding uncharacterized protein (Compare to YALI0C22704g, similar to uniprot|P47025 Saccharomyces cerevisiae YJL112W), whose product MFTYQILQTPTPTFPLHTAMSDVTHFSKVVAATASTLVSGDLSQSHVMRDISRPAFQKRIFSFSKRPSELVRITSSSKDVLLPDEMLVDIPSNENQFSLFQGFQATLPEHSVGSQLLLGDGSKVGEKSAREQLVEGKKSLSHKLDLLEVRKALAANEITEIDARVAHLQSMRQIVFDRVASLEQQEFQLESEVLRIDAELEQMEEEKEEVIQRHDYETRTPEELEDDVVDLKSVSEKLQSASQKTLPRRNLSRRKTQPTLQQYYEPGNKIRQIKAHSDSVTCLDFDIPFGTMVSAGMDLGLKVWDLSRGDLVTDLKGHNASVTCLQVDNNVLATGSADATIRVWNLDQVVSNPDAQDEGDDAYTIHVLDSHVGEISAIHFSDHTLVSGSADKTIRQWDLNTGRCVQTLDVIWANSAQNALYSNDRLRTGFDANAPFIGAVQCRDAALATGTADGIVRLWDLRSGQVQRTLQGHTAAVTCLQFDDVHLATGSRDRSVRIWDLRMGNIFDAFAYDSPITSLDFDNRRIASTNGENTVKIYDRAAEKHWSLGRGEGDPEAPESTVVKTKEGYLVEGGGDGVVGVWAC is encoded by the coding sequence ATGTTCACATATCAGATCCTCCAAACCCCCACCCCAACCTTTCCTCTACACACAGCAATGTCCGACGTAACGCATTTTTCGAAAGTCGTGGCGGCCACGGCGTCGACGTTGGTGTCGGGCGATCTGAGccagagtcacgtgatgcgCGACATTTCGCGGCCCGCGTTCCAGAAGCGAAttttttccttctcgaAGCGGCCGTCCGAGTTGGTTCGCAtcacctcttcttccaaggACGTTTTGTTGCCGGATGAGATGCTGGTGGACATTCCCAGCAACGAAAATCAGTTTTCGCTGTTTCAGGGCTTCCAGGCCACGCTTCCGGAGCACTCTGTGGGCTCtcagctgcttctgggGGATGGATCAAAAGTCGGCGAAAAAAGTGCTCGAGAACAGCTGGTGGAGGGCAAGAAGAGCCTGAGTCACAAGCTGGACTTGTTGGAGGTGCGCAAGGCACTGGCGGCAAATGAAATCACCGAGATTGACGCTCGAGTGGCGCACTTGCAGTCCATGCGACAGATTGTGTTTGACAGAGTGGCGTCtttggagcagcaggagttCCAGCTGGAAAGTGAAGTGCTGCGAATCGATGCAGAGCTGGaacagatggaggaggagaaggaggaggtaaTCCAGAGACATGATTACGAGACCCGAACCccggaggagttggaggatGATGTGGTCGATCTGAAGAGTGTGTCTGAGAAACTACAGAGCGCAAGTCAAAAGACCCTTCCCCGACGAAACCTCAGCCGACGAAAAACGCAACCCACTCTGCAACAGTACTACGAGCCAGGCAACAAGATCCGACAAATCAAAGCGCATTCCGAttcggtcacgtgcctgGACTTTGACATTCCGTTCGGAACCATGGTTTCTGCAGGCATGGATCTGGGACTCAAGGTGTGGGACCTGTCACGTGGCGATCTCGTGACCGATCTCAAGGGCCACAATGCATCAGTTACGTGTCTTCAGGTCGACAATAACGTGCTTGCCACCGGATCAGCTGACGCTACCATTCGGGTCTGGAACCTCGACCAGGTGGTTAGTAATCCCGATGCCCAGGATGAAGGTGATGATGCCTACACCATTCACGTGCTCgacagtcacgtgggtgAAATCTCTGCCATTCATTTCTCAGACCATACGCTGGTGTCTGGTTCTGCTGACAAAACCATTCGACAATGGGATCTCAACACTGGACGATGTGTTCAGACTCTGGACGTGATTTGGGCCAATTCTGCGCAGAATGCGCTGTACTCGAACGATCGGCTCCGAACCGGGTTCGACGCAAACGCACCCTTCATCGGCGCAGTGCAGTGCAGAGATGCAGCCCTTGCCACCGGTACCGCTGACGGTATTGTGCGTCTTTGGGATTTGCGGTCCGGACAGGTGCAGCGAACCCTACAGGGCCATACCGCTGCGGTAACGTGTCTGCAGTTTGACGACGTGCATCTTGCAACCGGATCTCGTGACCGGTCTGTTCGAATCTGGGATCTGCGAATGGGCAACATCTTTGACGCGTTTGCGTATGATTCGCCCATTACTTCGTTGGATTTCGACAACCGAAGAATCGCCAGTACCAATGGAGAAAACACCGTCAAGATTTATGACAGAGCAGCTGAGAAGCATTGGAGTCTGGGTCGAGGAGAGGGAGATCCCGAGGCGCCAGAAAGCACGGTGGTGAAGACCAAGGAAGGCTATTTGGtggaaggtggtggagatggagtgGTGGGTGTGTGGGCCTGTTAG
- a CDS encoding uncharacterized protein (Compare to YALI0C22726g, no similarity), with amino-acid sequence MNTATTSTSSSRDDDQNREPTYLPHLKKSIDVLTYTYIVAGYFCDSSSALLLMRVIPQFLFLGPRSLVAALRPPSYFGMLSYILFANIYAIIVLHGLLHQGAGSQLFVPSWTVSAPVGFPTLWRWLRGSAEMVPAPVVPSLDETSKLMNHIYPGGVPGVTEGTMVEYINPATRNHGGLLSFEFTGNVLESTGRLILSDLIILFLQLCLFSLIVMPHYKNSQSSDSTADDPLGQRLGTFSDESDESNSSQDPLLSGEETPLTPREQMIEDRISGRSVAGEIAIWPTISNVIRHRNVNRYHEEGEQENASESASTHSLQEVGDSPLRFMRFQDLEQQQPAPPQNNNDPNNPPQNFGDTQFRSNFMNRIGNWARSVGSNQQTGGQRLGTQPNEQ; translated from the coding sequence ATGAACACAGctacaacatcaacaagcagcagccgcGATGACGACCAAAACCGTGAACCAACCTATCTTCCGCATCTCAAAAAATCCATAGACGTTCTCACTTACACATACATTGTTGCGGGCTACTTTTGCGACTCTTCTTCAGCACTTTTACTGATGCGGGTCATCCCTCAGTTTCTATTTCTCGGTCCCCGATCGCTGGTGGCCGCATTACGACCGCCCAGCTACTTTGGCATGCTATCCTACATTTTGTTTGCCAACATTTACGCCATCATTGTTCTTCATGGCTTGCTACACCAGGGAGCTGGAAGTCAGTTGTTTGTGCCATCGTGGACCGTTTCTGCGCCCGTGGGCTTCCCCACTCTGTGGAGATGGCTCCGTGGCTCGGCTGAGATGGTTCCAGCGCCGGTGGTGCCCTCTTTGGACGAGACCAGCAAACTCATGAACCACATTTACCCTGGAGGGGTGCCAGGTGTCACTGAAGGCACTATGGTGGAGTACATCAATCCCGCCACTAGAAACCACGGTGGATTGCTTTCGTTTGAATTCACAGGCAATGTTCTTGAGTCTACCGGAAGACTCATCCTGTCTGATCTCATCATCCTGTTTCTTCAACTGTGCTTGTTTTCGCTCATTGTCATGCCCCACTACAAGAACAGCCAATCAAGCGACTCCACGGCCGATGATCCTCTAGGCCAGCGATTGGGCACATTTTCCGACGAGTCAGACGAGTCAAACTCGTCTCAGGATCCTCTTCTCAGTGGCGAAGAAACCCCACTGACTCCACGAGAACAGATGATCGAGGACCGCATTAGTGGCCGGTCTGTGGCAGGAGAAATCGCCATTTGGCCAACAATTTCAAACGTCATTAGACATAGAAACGTGAATCGGTACCACGAGGAGGGCGAGCAGGAAAATGCCTCTGAATCAGCTTCGACTCATTCGTTGCAGGAGGTTGGAGACTCGCCTCTACGGTTCATGCGGTTCCAGGAcctcgagcagcagcagcctgcACCGCCGCAGAACAACAATGACCCGAATAACCCGCCCCAGAATTTCGGCGATACTCAGTTCCGGTCTAATTTCATGAACCGAATTGGAAACTGGGCGAGATCTGTGGGTAGCAATCAGCAGACTGGGGGACAGAGACTGGGGACACAGCCGAATGAGCAGTAG
- a CDS encoding uncharacterized protein (Compare to YALI0C22748g, similar to uniprot|Q9WXD6 Brevibacterium linens 1 4- butanediol diacrylate esterase), protein MATLAADSKTAIEQTIDQATSSGKIPGFVLNVVNKKGDSLVSYASGKEGASTDKPMTTDHVFWLASCSKLLGAISAMQQVEKGLIGLDDADKVEELVPELKDIKLIKQVDGKLTLVEKTKRITLRMLLTHTAGFSYTFFHPWLKELYPDVDELSGGDDVLKTALVFEPGTDWGYGASLDWAGVVIQRLTKTPLSELVQKEIFDPLGIKDLTMYPTEEHKTRFAKLHQRAEDGSVKERDHVYPTKAAFESFGAGFFAKGSEYTKVLAALLDDGGKILSKESVDQMFTNQIPQWPNYGRRGIPAAKPEYTNPLPELFPQGEAPQGWGISFMQTVEPTQTGRGPNVGWWAGIMNSFWWVDRTKGVAGLCQAQILPFGDMDTMVLWQTIEALTYQGLKE, encoded by the coding sequence ATGGCAACTCTCGCGGCAGACTCAAAAACAGCAATTGAACAGACTATCGACCAGGCGACCTCCTCCGGCAAGATCCCCGGCTTTGTGCTCAACGTGGTCAACAAGAAAGGTGACTCTCTTGTCAGCTATGCGTCTGGCAAGGAAGGTGCTTCCACCGACAAGCCCATGACCACGGACCACGTGTTCTGGCTGGCCTCGTgctccaagctgctgggcgCAATCTCTGCCATGCAGCAGGTGGAAAAGGGACTGATTGGTCTGGATGATGCAGACAAGGTGGAAGAGCTTGTgcccgagctcaaggacatcaAGCTTATCAAACAGGTCGACGGGAAGCTGACTCTGGTTGAGAAGACGAAGCGAATCACCCTGCGAATGCTGCTCACACACACCGCTGGGTTCTCGTACACCTTCTTTCACCCCTGGCTCAAGGAGTTGTATCCTGATGTGGATGAGCTTTCAGGAGGAGATGACGTGCTCAAAACGGCCCTTGTGTTTGAGCCTGGAACTGACTGGGGCTACGGAGCATCCCTCGACTGGGCTGGTGTCGTTATCCAGCGATTGACTAAGACTCCGCTGTCTGAACTCGTCCAAAAGGAAATCTTTGATCCTCTGGGAATCAAGGATCTCACAATGTATCCCACTGAAGAACACAAGACGCGGTTTGCAAAGCTGCACCAGCGTGCAGAGGACGGCTCGGTCAAGGAAAGAGACCATGTGTACCCAACCAAGGCCGCGTTTGAGTCCTTTGGAGCAGGGTTCTTCGCCAAGGGATCCGAGTATACTAAGGTGCTGGCTGCTCTGCTGGACGACGGAGGTAAGATCTTGTCAAAGGAGTCTGTGGATCAGATGTTCACCAACCAAATCCCCCAGTGGCCCAACTATGGACGACGAGGCATTCCTGCTGCCAAACCTGAGTACACCAACCCTCTGCCCGAACTGTTTCCTCAGGGAGAGGCGCCTCAGGGATGGGGCATTTCTTTCATGCAGACCGTGGAACCCACCCAAACTGGCCGGGGTCCCAATGTCGGCTGGTGGGCCGGTATCATGAATTCATTCTGGTGGGTCGATCGGACCAAGGGTGTTGCTGGTCTATGCCAGGCGCAGATTCTGCCGTTTGGAGACATGGACACAATGGTGCTGTGGCAGACTATCGAGGCGTTGACTTACCAGGGTCTGAAGGAGTAG
- a CDS encoding uncharacterized protein (Compare to YALI0C22770g, uniprot|Q9P496 Yarrowia lipolytica Protein kinase cla4 YlCLA4), producing the protein MKNPDHGQYQTFHDEDATTHTAVQGAHIQLMMYAASPVVPTFEMLATLISKTVLTQMSQFSQAFLNPGPAPPPPKPFASSLTASSSGTNLSGLMTPTEPRTAPTITRDAITRPASSNRVLKSGFASVKEDGSSFRSLMWTKKYLVLRENALDFQKSETSSVQFSIPLYTVSNVTRVDLKPYCFEIVRSSGFKSVFVVCKNDTELYAWIDEIYSKCPLMGVSNPTNFTHKVHVGFDPISGGFTGLPDAWSKLLSTSAITKEDYAKNPQAVIEVLEFYSKENVEAMGFNASSLGIGIENKFDEGLTMDAARVRAMQQQQKQQQAQRMANNLQEWTKPVPSTGSSSSSTATTPARYNATRKNDDDLLTSLSPSTSVPRRPSVPNVTRAAPPRPERPDGLPSTSTIPRDRSELRQELRNEMRAGAGNSSGSVSGASGSGTQTPVHPLLRINPDVDSYQQRQSPTSNTGGNYPTTPTSMTQSSSQGSLSSKTSPTAYRASPVATAALHDLPPPQRPMLRHKNSSGSINSVSSGNSYVAPLMVKKAIPANRPPQTAPPVPAQSGGDKFQPQRAAPVPQQTQQPQALPASSGTSAAPALGAANQFKPQRPAPSPQKTTPKTSPKKPSAAGVGQGGYPRMSPTKTSPTKTSPGGASAAAAAAAAAATTAALEGPKKKPQHDERRISTMTDAQITEKLKSVVNPQDPTPLYQKLKKVGQGASGSVYVARPMTNEFQLKKVAIKQMDLASQPRKELIVNEIIVMKESQHANIVNFLDAYLRGTNDLWVVMEYMEGGALTDIIDNNSLSEEQIATISGETCKGLQHLHHQNIIHRDIKSDNVLLDYQGHVKITDFGFCAKLTDQKNKRATMVGTPYWMAPEVVKQKEYGAKVDVWSLGIMAIEMIESEPPYLNEEPLKALYLIATNGTPKLKHPERLSKDIKAFLSVCLCVDVNYRASTDELVNHEFLKKGCGLQSLSPLLAYKHKKI; encoded by the coding sequence ATGAAAAATCCCGACCATGGGCAATACCAAACTTTCCATGATGAAGACGCTACGACACACACAGCTGTCCAAGGAGCCCACATTCAGCTCATGATGTATGCAGCTTCTCCTGTCGTCCCTACATTCGAGATGCTCGCAACACTCATTTCGAAGACTGTACTAACTCAGATGTCACAATTCAGCCAAGCATTTCTAAACCCTGGTCCTGCCCCACCGCCACCCAAGCCCTTCGCCAGTAGCCTCACCGCCTCTTCCAGCGGCACAAACCTTTCCGGGCTCATGACCCCCACAGAGCCCCGTACCGCCCCCACCATCACACGAGACGCCATCACACGACCCGCGTCGTCCAACAGGGTGCTCAAGTCCGGGTTCGCGTccgtcaaggaggatgGATCATCGTTCCGGTCGCTCATGTGGACTAAAAAGTACTTGGTGTTGCGGGAAAATGCATTGGACTTTCAAAAGTCGGAGACGTCGTCAGTGCAGTTCTCCATCCCGCTATACACGGTCTCGAACGTGACACGTGTCGATCTCAAGCCATATTGCTTCGAGATTGTGCGGTCGTCGGGCTTCAAGTCCGTGTTCGTCGTCTGCAAGAATGACACGGAGCTGTACGCCTGGATCGATGAGATCTACTCCAAATGCCCACTCATGGGCGTCTCTAATCCCACCAACTTCACACATAAGGTGCACGTTGGCTTCGACCCCATCTCCGGAGGCTTCACTGGTCTACCCGACGCCTGGAGCAAGCTGCTTTCGACGTCAGCCATCACCAAGGAAGACTACGCCAAGAACCCTCAGGCCGTCATCGAGGTGCTTGAGTTCTACAGCAAGGAAAATGTTGAGGCCATGGGATTCAACGCATCTTCTTTGGGCATTGGCATTGAGAACAAGTTTGATGAGGGCCTGACAATGGACGCCGCTCGTGTGCGGGccatgcagcagcagcagaagcagcagcaggcccaGCGTATGGCCAACAACCTGCAGGAGTGGACCAAACCCGTCCCTAGTACTGGctcttccagctcttcaacaGCCACCACTCCCGCACGATATAATGCCACACGAAAGAACGACGACGATCTTCTCACGTCTCTTTCTCCGTCCACATCCGTCCCCCGACGACCCTCGGTCCCCAACGTCACCCGGGCGGCCCCCCCACGGCCTGAGCGACCTGATGGACTGCCATCGACCTCGACGATCCCTAGGGACCGAAGCGAGCTGCGACAGGAACTGCGTAACGAAATGCGTGCCGGTGCTGGAAACAGCAGTGGAAGCGTCAGCGGAGCCAGTGGCAGCGGCACTCAGACCCCCGTGCATCCTCTGCTGCGAATCAACCCCGACGTTGACTCGTACCAGCAACGACAATCGCCCACCAGCAACACCGGAGGCAACTACCCCACGACGCCCACGTCGATGACCCAGTCGTCGTCGCAGGGCTCTCTGTCGTCCAAGACATCGCCCACCGCATACAGAGCCTCTCCCGTGGCCACAGCTGCTTTGCACGATCTACCGCCCCCCCAGCGACCCATGCTGCGACACAAGAACTCCAGTGGTTCTATCAACTCTGTGTCGTCGGGAAACTCATACGTCGCTCCTCTcatggtcaagaaggccatcCCTGCCAACCGGCCTCCTCAGACTGCCCCTCCGGTGCCTGCACAGAGCGGTGGAGACAAATTCCAGCCCCAGCGAGCTGCTCCTGTGCCTCAGCAAACTCAGCAGCCCCAGGCACTCCCTGCATCTTCAGGTacgtctgctgctcccgctCTTGGAGCGGCTAACCAGTTCAAGCCCCAGCGGCCTGCACCATCGCCCCAGAAGACGACCCCCAAGACGTCTCCCAAGAAGccctctgctgctggtgtcgGCCAGGGTGGCTACCCAAGAATGTCTCCCACTAAGACGTCTCCTACCAAGACGTCTCCTGGTGGAGCTAgtgctgccgctgctgccgccgccgccgctgctACAACTGCTGCTCTCGAAGgtcccaagaagaagccccAGCATGACGAGCGTCGAATCTCGACCATGACCGACGCACAGATCaccgagaagctcaagtcGGTGGTCAACCCCCAGGACCCTACTCCCTTGtaccagaagctcaagaaggtggGTCAGGGTGCGTCTGGCTCTGTGTATGTGGCTCGGCCTATGACCAACGAGTtccagctcaagaaggtggCTATCAAACAGATGGATCTGGCGTCACAGCCCCGAAAGGAGCTCATTGTGAACGAAATCATCGTCATGAAAGAGTCGCAGCAtgccaacattgtcaacttCCTGGACGCCTATCTGCGAGGCACCAACGACCTGTGGGTGGTCATGGAGTATATGGAGGGCGGTGCTCTCACTGACATTATTGATAACAACAGTCTGAGTGAAGAGCAGATTGCCACAATTTCCGGCGAGACCTGTAAAGGTCTGCAGCACTTGCATCATCAGAACATTATCCACAGAGACATCAAGAGTGACAACGTGCTGTTGGACTACCAGGGTCATGTGAAGATTACTGATTTCGGTTTCTGCGCCAAGCTCACGGACCAGAAGAACAAGCGAGCCACCATGGTCGGCACGCCATACTGGATGGCCCCTGAGGTGgtcaagcagaaggagtATGGTGCTAAGGTAGATGTGTGGAGCTTGGGTATCATGGCGATTGAGATGATCGAGTCAGAGCCTCCTTACCTGAACGAGGAGcctctcaaggctctgtaCCTGATTGCCACTAACGGTACTCCCAAGCTGAAGCATCCCGAACGGCTCAGCAAGGATATTAAGGCGTTCCtttctgtctgtctgtgtgtTGATGTCAATTACAGAGCCTCCACCGACGAGCTGGTCAACCATGAGTTCTTGAAGAAGGGCTGTGGCTTGCAGAGTTTGAGTCCGCTGTTGGCTTACAAGCATAAGAAGATTTAG